A genomic segment from Vagococcus zengguangii encodes:
- a CDS encoding prolyl oligopeptidase family serine peptidase produces the protein MNGRPLFIWHGTEDVKIPYSEPLDFYEQVKEASYARNVTFLTGHNEGHLVTPDLMATIATFIDEQTKRTL, from the coding sequence ATTAACGGGCGACCGCTTTTCATTTGGCATGGGACAGAGGACGTTAAAATCCCGTACAGCGAACCTTTAGATTTTTACGAACAAGTTAAAGAGGCATCGTACGCTCGCAATGTTACGTTCTTAACAGGCCACAACGAAGGCCACTTAGTAACGCCTGATTTAATGGCGACAATTGCAACGTTTATTGACGAACAAACAAAAAGAACGCTCTAA